In the genome of Altererythrobacter sp. TH136, one region contains:
- a CDS encoding MaoC family dehydratase, whose protein sequence is MPGLWFDELAVGRVFDHAIRRTVTETDNLLFTTLSHNPAALHLDAEYMKDSEYGRVLVNSCFTLSLMVGVSVGDTTLGTAVANLGWDEVRFPAPVFIGDTLRIETEVLELRASKSRPEAGIVTFAHRAFNQDGVLVATCKRSGLQRRKPS, encoded by the coding sequence ATGCCGGGTTTGTGGTTCGATGAATTGGCCGTGGGCCGGGTGTTCGATCATGCGATCCGCCGAACGGTGACGGAAACCGACAACCTGCTGTTCACAACGCTGAGCCACAATCCGGCCGCGCTGCATCTCGATGCAGAGTACATGAAAGACAGCGAATATGGCCGGGTCCTGGTCAATTCGTGCTTCACGCTATCGCTGATGGTCGGCGTGTCGGTGGGGGACACCACGTTGGGCACCGCGGTCGCAAATCTCGGCTGGGACGAGGTGCGTTTTCCAGCGCCGGTGTTCATCGGCGATACGCTGCGGATCGAGACCGAGGTGCTGGAACTGCGCGCCAGCAAGTCGCGCCCCGAAGCCGGCATCGTCACCTTCGCGCACCGGGCGTTCAATCAGGACGGAGTTCTGGTGGCGACTTGCAAGCGGAGCGGTCTGCAGCGGCGGAAACCATCGTGA
- a CDS encoding helix-turn-helix domain-containing protein — protein MNEETSPPDGQLPLHGVGDRLRMAREQQGLTLAQLSAETRIPARHLALIEKGEFAGLPAKTYATGFARTYAKAVGLDQRAVVEEVRAELARSHGGDRYRAASFEPGDPARIPSRGLALFSLVALILLLVGGVMFYNRVLAPGSGPGSLLEEERLAAQNAKAIPPAAARPGAGAARPAGPVVFTALEDGVWVKFYDGTGAQLMQKQMARGERYTVPAEATGPQVWTGRPDALAITVGGKPVPKLAESEGIIRDVPVTAQALLARGQAAPAAAPAAGPTGT, from the coding sequence ATGAACGAGGAAACAAGTCCGCCTGACGGACAGCTGCCGCTGCACGGCGTGGGCGATCGCCTGCGCATGGCGCGCGAGCAGCAAGGCCTGACCCTGGCGCAGCTGTCGGCCGAAACGCGCATTCCCGCGCGCCACCTCGCCCTGATCGAGAAGGGCGAGTTCGCCGGACTTCCCGCCAAGACCTATGCCACCGGCTTTGCCCGCACCTACGCGAAGGCGGTCGGCCTCGACCAGCGTGCGGTGGTCGAGGAAGTGCGCGCAGAGCTTGCCCGCAGCCACGGCGGTGACCGTTATCGCGCCGCCTCTTTCGAACCCGGCGACCCGGCGCGCATTCCATCGCGCGGGCTGGCGCTGTTCAGCCTGGTTGCGCTGATCCTGCTGCTGGTGGGCGGGGTGATGTTCTATAACCGCGTGCTGGCTCCGGGTTCGGGACCGGGTTCGCTGCTGGAGGAAGAGCGGCTCGCCGCCCAGAACGCCAAGGCGATTCCGCCGGCCGCGGCTCGTCCGGGCGCGGGTGCCGCCCGTCCGGCGGGGCCGGTGGTGTTCACCGCGCTGGAGGACGGCGTGTGGGTCAAGTTCTATGACGGCACCGGCGCACAGCTGATGCAGAAGCAGATGGCGCGCGGCGAACGCTATACCGTGCCGGCCGAAGCGACCGGGCCACAGGTGTGGACCGGGCGGCCCGACGCGCTGGCGATTACCGTCGGCGGCAAGCCCGTGCCCAAGCTGGCTGAGAGCGAGGGCATCATCCGCGACGTGCCGGTGACGGCGCAGGCGCTCCTTGCACGGGGACAAGCGGCCCCGGCGGCGGCGCCCGCGGCTGGACCGACCGGGACCTAG
- a CDS encoding L,D-transpeptidase family protein: protein MIRWLGGATAAVVLGFTGAAFATGQFTAPERPATPAEPATALAQPARADQSGFFTSPAQPWPARAERLTVKRVLPIDGPIKYGEWHWDDANVPDGPIVMTVDLDARVLSVFKGGYEIGAAAVLLGTDEYPTPLGTFPILRKQRHNVSEKYDNAPMPWSMFLTSDGVAIHGGHTIENGYASHGCISGPDGFISKIFAIVQPGDKVIVTRGEMLQQGDPIV, encoded by the coding sequence ATGATCAGGTGGTTAGGCGGAGCGACAGCTGCGGTGGTTCTCGGTTTTACCGGCGCCGCGTTTGCGACGGGTCAGTTCACCGCGCCGGAACGGCCCGCGACGCCGGCCGAGCCGGCGACAGCGCTCGCGCAACCGGCCCGGGCGGACCAGTCCGGCTTCTTCACGAGCCCGGCCCAGCCTTGGCCCGCGCGGGCGGAGCGCCTGACGGTCAAGCGCGTCCTGCCGATCGACGGCCCGATCAAGTACGGCGAATGGCACTGGGACGATGCGAACGTGCCCGACGGCCCGATCGTGATGACCGTCGATCTCGACGCGCGCGTGCTGTCGGTGTTCAAGGGCGGGTACGAAATCGGCGCCGCTGCGGTCCTGCTGGGGACCGACGAATACCCCACCCCGCTCGGTACCTTTCCGATCCTGCGCAAGCAACGGCACAACGTGTCGGAGAAATACGACAATGCGCCGATGCCCTGGTCGATGTTCCTGACCAGTGACGGGGTCGCGATCCACGGCGGTCACACGATCGAGAACGGCTATGCCAGCCACGGCTGCATTTCGGGCCCCGACGGGTTCATCTCGAAAATCTTCGCCATCGTGCAGCCGGGGGACAAGGTCATCGTCACCCGCGGCGAGATGCTGCAGCAGGGCGATCCGATCGTCTAG
- a CDS encoding Crp/Fnr family transcriptional regulator produces MVEEAQRYPLTGRFLMGRSRHAMSEADKQLLEDSVCEVGEYDRPHRILARGELAHRSAILIEGFMLRTIYEGDRRHIVGIHVPGDFVDLHAYALKRLDHDVISVGPSRIGYVTHERIGLILENEAHLARLFWFSTLLDAAIHRQWTLKLEQLKASRRVAHRLSEIWNRLEMVGLGRANGFRSPLTQTDLADMCGTTPIHMNRALSELRREEVVEFRRGLVVVRDRTRLEKFGDFDPAYLYGEGPLHLQSEHDNLAG; encoded by the coding sequence ATGGTGGAGGAGGCACAACGTTACCCGCTCACGGGCCGCTTTCTCATGGGGCGGTCGCGCCATGCCATGAGCGAGGCGGACAAGCAGCTTCTCGAGGATTCGGTTTGCGAGGTCGGTGAGTACGACCGGCCGCATCGGATCCTGGCGCGCGGCGAACTAGCCCACCGCAGCGCCATCCTGATCGAAGGATTCATGCTAAGGACAATCTACGAAGGGGACCGGCGCCATATCGTCGGCATCCATGTTCCGGGTGATTTTGTCGATCTGCATGCGTACGCGCTCAAGCGGCTCGATCATGACGTGATCTCGGTGGGCCCGTCCAGGATCGGCTATGTCACGCACGAACGGATCGGCCTGATCCTGGAAAATGAGGCGCATCTGGCGCGCCTGTTCTGGTTTTCCACCTTGCTGGACGCGGCGATCCACCGGCAATGGACGCTGAAGCTGGAGCAGCTCAAGGCCAGTCGCCGGGTGGCGCACCGGCTATCGGAAATCTGGAATCGGCTCGAGATGGTCGGGCTCGGCCGGGCGAACGGCTTCCGTTCCCCGCTTACCCAGACCGATCTTGCCGACATGTGCGGGACCACCCCCATCCACATGAACCGCGCGCTGTCGGAGCTGCGGCGTGAGGAGGTGGTGGAGTTCCGCCGCGGGCTGGTGGTCGTGCGCGACCGGACCCGCCTGGAAAAGTTCGGCGACTTCGATCCGGCGTACCTGTACGGCGAAGGTCCGCTGCACCTGCAAAGCGAGCACGACAACCTCGCCGGATAA
- the tilS gene encoding tRNA lysidine(34) synthetase TilS produces MAVSGGPDSIALMLLCHACRPGQFEVATVDHGLRADSAAEAAMVAKICDQLGIRHATLPVEVSGGNLQNAARTARYAALGRWARDRDLVALATAHHGDDQAETVIMRLNRGSGISGLSGIRPMTSHPGTGIAIFRPLLNWSKDELTEIVTGAGISPATDPSNADPRFDRAQVRAALKGADWLNPLAIARSAALLHESDLALGWIAAQIWDRTIAYVDDAVEWSPQDEPRAVRLRIVARAIAEAGGTDFTMSAVARLHDAIINQDVRGGTLAGVQLSVRKGTWTFRPEPPRATVS; encoded by the coding sequence GTGGCGGTGTCCGGGGGTCCGGACAGCATTGCGCTGATGCTGCTGTGCCATGCCTGTCGTCCCGGGCAGTTCGAGGTGGCGACCGTCGATCACGGCTTGCGGGCTGACAGCGCGGCCGAGGCAGCGATGGTGGCCAAGATCTGTGACCAGCTCGGAATCCGCCACGCGACCTTGCCGGTCGAGGTTTCCGGGGGAAACCTGCAGAATGCCGCGCGCACCGCGCGCTACGCCGCGCTCGGCCGCTGGGCACGCGACCGGGACCTGGTGGCGCTGGCAACCGCACACCACGGCGACGATCAGGCTGAAACCGTCATCATGCGGCTCAATCGGGGGAGCGGGATTTCCGGTCTCAGCGGTATTCGCCCGATGACCAGTCACCCAGGGACCGGCATCGCGATTTTCCGACCGCTATTGAACTGGTCCAAGGATGAGTTGACCGAGATCGTGACCGGTGCCGGCATAAGCCCCGCGACGGACCCATCGAACGCGGACCCCCGCTTCGACCGGGCACAGGTTCGCGCGGCATTGAAAGGGGCGGACTGGCTCAATCCATTGGCGATCGCGCGCTCTGCGGCCTTGCTGCACGAAAGCGACCTGGCGCTCGGCTGGATCGCAGCGCAGATCTGGGACCGGACGATCGCCTACGTCGACGATGCGGTCGAGTGGAGCCCGCAGGATGAACCGCGCGCGGTGCGGTTGCGCATCGTTGCGCGGGCCATCGCCGAAGCGGGCGGTACGGACTTCACCATGAGCGCGGTCGCGCGCCTGCACGACGCCATCATCAACCAGGATGTGCGCGGCGGTACGCTGGCTGGCGTGCAGCTTTCCGTTCGCAAGGGGACGTGGACCTTCCGTCCGGAGCCGCCCCGGGCGACCGTCAGCTAG
- a CDS encoding secondary thiamine-phosphate synthase enzyme YjbQ — MSVAQGLLRFETGGQGLTDITGEVAGWLTQSGMRTGVLTVFCRHTSAGLLITENASVAVQRDLLRWLDRLAPESTGYEHDDEGPDDMPAYIKTLLTGSALTIPFSSNRLLLGTWQGVLLAEHRARGHSREVVLTAIGE; from the coding sequence GTGTCGGTTGCACAAGGCCTGCTGCGGTTTGAGACCGGCGGACAAGGGCTGACCGACATCACCGGCGAGGTGGCCGGGTGGCTCACCCAGTCGGGCATGCGCACGGGCGTACTGACCGTCTTCTGCCGCCACACCAGCGCCGGACTGCTGATCACCGAGAACGCCAGCGTGGCAGTGCAGCGCGATCTGTTGCGCTGGCTCGACCGGCTCGCGCCCGAGAGCACTGGCTATGAGCATGATGACGAGGGACCGGACGATATGCCGGCGTACATCAAGACGCTGCTTACCGGCAGCGCGTTGACGATCCCGTTCTCCTCCAACCGGCTGCTGCTGGGCACCTGGCAGGGCGTCCTCCTCGCCGAACACCGCGCGCGCGGTCACTCGCGCGAGGTGGTGCTGACGGCCATCGGCGAATGA
- a CDS encoding CoA ester lyase, protein MSRALRSLLFIPGDSDRKLAKVAGCGADAVILDLEDAVAPANKLIARDKVAEFLRGFDRTAEGAPELWVRINPLDSGLAERDLAAIIPARPDGIMQPKPDGPDDVAKVSSLLDHMELAHGIQPGSIGIIPVATETALAPFRLGEYATAGLTRLRGLTWGAEDLAAALGATGNRGPDGEWLFTYRLVRSLTLMAAHAAGVPAIETLHADFRDEAGLLASSRQARAEGFSGRLAIHPAQVEPINDGFTPSAEEVAFARRVVAAFAAEPDAGTVGIDGKMFDIPHLKSARRTLAAAGEG, encoded by the coding sequence GTGAGCCGCGCTCTCCGATCGCTGCTGTTCATCCCCGGCGACAGCGACAGGAAGCTGGCCAAGGTCGCCGGCTGCGGCGCCGATGCGGTGATCCTGGATCTGGAAGACGCCGTGGCGCCGGCGAACAAGCTCATCGCTCGGGACAAAGTGGCGGAATTTCTCCGCGGGTTTGACCGCACGGCGGAGGGCGCGCCGGAACTCTGGGTGCGAATCAACCCGCTCGACAGCGGGCTCGCCGAGCGCGACCTGGCGGCGATCATCCCCGCACGCCCAGACGGTATCATGCAGCCCAAGCCCGATGGCCCGGATGATGTCGCCAAGGTTTCCAGCCTGCTCGACCACATGGAACTGGCGCACGGGATTCAGCCCGGCTCCATCGGGATCATCCCGGTGGCCACCGAGACCGCGCTCGCACCGTTCCGGCTGGGCGAGTACGCCACCGCCGGACTGACGCGGCTGCGCGGACTGACCTGGGGGGCGGAGGATCTGGCCGCAGCTCTGGGCGCCACCGGCAATCGCGGCCCGGACGGCGAGTGGCTGTTCACCTACCGCCTGGTCCGCTCGCTGACGCTGATGGCGGCCCATGCGGCGGGCGTGCCGGCGATCGAGACGCTGCATGCCGATTTCCGCGACGAGGCAGGGCTGCTTGCGTCGAGCCGGCAAGCCCGCGCCGAAGGGTTCTCTGGCCGCCTGGCGATCCACCCCGCGCAGGTTGAGCCGATAAACGACGGCTTCACCCCCAGTGCCGAGGAGGTGGCGTTCGCCCGGCGCGTGGTCGCGGCGTTCGCGGCGGAGCCGGACGCGGGAACAGTGGGAATCGACGGCAAGATGTTCGACATCCCGCACCTCAAGTCCGCCCGCCGCACCCTGGCCGCCGCGGGCGAGGGGTGA
- a CDS encoding transglutaminase family protein — translation MTIAINARFDFQLDQPTDIILQFEAADIPEQKIISANTRITPTDAARVPAHDGVGERVLFQAEGKIEVSYQAVVDVQRLVPELAELEQLSPHDLPGETLDYLLDSRYCPADRFQPFVEDEFGGTSGGARVQAIHDWLVQHFTYEQVSTTSTTALDSFVERRGICRDYAHVLITLARASTIPARYVSCFAPGVEPPDFHALAEVFLADPHTPGGGAWYIVDATEMADPAEVVKIGIGRDAADVSFLTSFGASQFGDKTVSVTRQDG, via the coding sequence ATGACGATCGCCATCAACGCCCGGTTCGACTTCCAGCTCGACCAGCCCACCGACATTATCCTGCAGTTCGAAGCGGCGGATATTCCCGAACAGAAGATCATCTCGGCCAACACCCGGATAACCCCGACCGATGCCGCCCGGGTGCCCGCGCATGACGGTGTGGGGGAGCGCGTGCTGTTCCAGGCGGAAGGGAAGATCGAGGTCAGTTATCAGGCGGTGGTCGACGTGCAGCGGCTGGTGCCCGAACTCGCGGAGCTCGAACAACTCTCTCCCCACGACCTGCCCGGAGAGACGCTCGATTACCTGCTCGATTCGCGGTACTGCCCCGCCGACCGGTTCCAGCCGTTCGTGGAAGACGAATTCGGCGGCACGTCCGGGGGCGCGCGGGTGCAGGCGATCCACGATTGGCTGGTCCAGCATTTCACCTACGAACAGGTCAGCACCACCAGCACGACCGCGCTCGACAGCTTCGTGGAGCGGCGGGGAATTTGCCGCGATTACGCACACGTCCTGATCACGCTGGCGCGCGCCTCCACCATTCCGGCGCGCTATGTCTCGTGCTTCGCACCGGGGGTGGAGCCGCCCGATTTCCATGCGCTGGCCGAAGTGTTCCTGGCCGACCCGCACACACCCGGCGGCGGCGCCTGGTACATCGTCGATGCGACCGAGATGGCTGATCCCGCAGAAGTGGTGAAGATCGGCATCGGGCGCGATGCTGCCGACGTCAGCTTCCTGACCAGCTTCGGGGCTTCGCAATTCGGTGACAAGACGGTCAGCGTCACCCGTCAGGACGGTTAA
- a CDS encoding ROK family protein: MSGRPASLVGAVEAGGTKFVLAVADERGAILTHARIPTGRPEETLPPMMRFFRAAAQEHGPIAAFGVGTFGPISLDRRAPDWGRFTTTPKPGWGGASLPEALAEFGVPVALDTDVNAAALGEWLTGAGQGAETLAYTTVGTGIGVGVLRGGEPLGGITHYEGGHVRPRRVDGDDFPGVCARHRDCVEGLASGPAIQARWGASLDRLGEFEVDLTARYLAEFATSLVLLHMPERLIFGGGVCKTPGLIPALRRHTERLLEGYVVHPAFDPGLERYIVTPTLGDDAGIRGAIELGRRMLR, encoded by the coding sequence ATGAGCGGCCGGCCTGCTTCCCTGGTCGGCGCAGTCGAGGCTGGCGGGACCAAATTCGTGCTGGCCGTAGCGGACGAGCGCGGTGCGATTCTGACGCACGCGCGGATACCCACCGGCCGGCCCGAGGAAACCTTGCCGCCGATGATGCGGTTCTTCCGCGCCGCCGCGCAGGAGCACGGGCCGATTGCCGCGTTCGGGGTGGGCACCTTCGGGCCGATTTCGCTCGATCGTCGCGCGCCCGATTGGGGGCGGTTCACCACCACTCCCAAGCCGGGCTGGGGCGGCGCGTCGCTGCCAGAGGCGCTGGCGGAGTTCGGCGTGCCGGTGGCGCTGGACACCGACGTCAACGCCGCGGCTCTGGGGGAGTGGCTGACGGGGGCCGGGCAGGGCGCGGAGACGCTCGCCTATACCACCGTGGGCACCGGGATCGGCGTGGGCGTGCTGCGCGGTGGCGAGCCGCTTGGCGGGATCACCCATTACGAAGGCGGTCATGTCCGTCCGCGGCGGGTAGACGGCGATGACTTTCCAGGCGTCTGCGCTCGGCACCGCGACTGTGTCGAAGGCCTGGCCTCCGGTCCTGCGATCCAGGCGCGGTGGGGTGCCAGCCTCGATCGGCTGGGCGAGTTCGAGGTCGATCTGACCGCGCGCTACCTGGCGGAGTTCGCCACCTCGCTGGTGCTGCTGCACATGCCGGAGCGGCTGATCTTCGGCGGCGGGGTGTGCAAGACGCCCGGGCTGATCCCGGCGCTGCGGCGTCATACCGAACGGTTGCTGGAAGGCTACGTCGTTCACCCGGCGTTCGATCCGGGGCTCGAGCGGTATATCGTCACGCCCACGCTCGGCGACGATGCGGGTATTCGCGGCGCGATCGAGCTGGGGCGGCGGATGCTGCGCTAG